Within the Streptomyces sp. NBC_00353 genome, the region CGTTCTCGCACCCGCCCGGCGGTCGAGGAAACCCGTTCACCCCCGCGCGGGCGGCTGGTCGGGCGGCGGTACCCCGTCCGGCCGCCCCCCGTCCCGCGGCGCCGGCCCGGGCCCCGGGGGCGGCACCTGCGGCGCGGTGGGCGGGACGATCGGTTCCACCACCGTCGGCGCCCCGTGGATCGCGTCCGCCGGATGCGGGCGCAGATACGGGTTGGTCTCCTCGTGCGACGGCCGGTACGGCCGCGACGGCGTATACGGCCCGGGCACCGGACCACCCCCACCGCCTTCGTCGCCACCTCGACCCGATGACCCCGATGACCCCGCCGGAACCGCAGGAACCGCAGGAACCGCTCCCGCCCCGCACGCCACCAGCGCCCCCACCCCACCCGCACCCGCACCCCACACCGCACCCAGTACCGCGGCCGTCCCCGGATGCCCGTGCAGCTCGATCCCGGCCCCGAACGCATCGAGGCCCAGCACCGAAAGGGATCCATCCGCGGAGACCTGCGTCAGCCACACCAGCAGTGGCAGGGCCGCTGCCGTCACGCCTCCGAGCCGCAGCGCACACCGCCCCGCGAACCGGGCGGCGGTCGCCTCTCCCCGGTCGGTACGTGTCGCGGCCAGCACCCCCGCGTACAGCATCATCACCGCGGCGGCGACCGCCAGCAGCCAGACCCGGTGGTCCAGTTCGGCCAGCCGCCCGACCGTCACCGGTTCGTCGGCGGACATCCGCAGCAGCTCGTCCAGCGGATCGGGAAGCAGCCTGGCCGGCTCGCCGGTCGCCTGTCCGTCCCACGGCACGAAGAGGCCGAGCGGCACACCGAGCCACGTCCCGTTCGGCGCCCCGAGCAGCGCGGCGCCCGCGATCCGCTTCGGGTGGTCGTCGCCCACCGCCGCGTACGCCGCGGCCGCGCACCCGGCGACCACCGCCACGAGCAGCACCGACACCAGCGCGGACACCGCCGGACGTACGGTCCGGTGCAGCCACGCCAGACGGGACGGCAACGGCGTACGACGCGAGGCCAGAACTGCGATCACCAGCACCCCGAGCACCCAGCAGGCCCCGCCCACCAGCGACTTCACCGCGTCGACCGTGAACCCGACATGGGCCTGCGCCCTTGCGAGATCCGCCAGCCGGTCCGGCAGCAGCCCGCCGAGGTCACCCAGATCACCGAGCCCGCCCGGCAGCAGGTCCCCGATGCCCCCGGCCCCACCGGGGGCGTCACCGTCCGCCCCCGGCACCTCGTCCAGACCCAGCGACGCACCGTCGATCGTCACGACATCGTGACCGGCCCAGGCCAGCCCGCCGAGCACGGCGACGAACATCACCACCACCGCCCCTGCGCGGACCGCCAGTTCGGCACCGGGCAGCGCCGCTCCCGCCCCGCGCAGCGACCGCAGGAAGAAGAAGGAGAGGAACAGCGCACCGGCCAGCCCCACCCCCAGTGGTGTGACCGACAGGGCGGCGTGCGCCTCGGCCCCGTCCAGCCCGAACGCCGAGACATCGCCCGACGGAGAGACCGATCCGCCCGCCCCCAGCACCACCACGGCCGCCGTCATCGGCCCCAGCGCCCCCACCGAGTCGGCGCCGAGCAGATGCAGTCCGAGGGCCGCCGTCCCCGCCATCGCGACCATCGCCCAGCCGACCGAGGCGATGGCGGCCAACACCACGTCTCCCCAAGGGATGTGCCCTGTACCGCCACCGCCCCCGCGCACGTCCCCAGCCATCAGGACCCCCTCAATCCGCACCGAGATGCCGTGAGTTGACCTATTCGCTCATGATCTGTACGCACTCATGGGCGCTTACCACTCTCCGAGCATGTTTCTCCCGAGTCAACGGCGCGTGGGCGCAGGTCTCGTCACGGCCCCGAACCGGCCCGACTTTCGTATCGGGGACTGCTCCTGGAATAGTTCCCCACGATGTTCAGCATCCCTAGACTCCCTGTGATGGGGGTAACTCGGGGGACAACTAGTGGGGCGCGGAGTGCCGGAACTCGTACTGGAATTGAATGGAAGGACCTGGACGCTCGATCCGTCCAGGCCGTACACCCTGGGGCGCGATCCGCAGGGCGACCTGTCGATCGACGACGCCAGGGTGTCGTGGCGGCATGCCACGATCAGCTGGGGGGGCCGCAGTTGGTTCATCGAGGACCACGGCTCCACCAACGGCACCTATGTGCAGGGCCAGCGGATCCACCAGATGGACATCGGGCCGGGCTCCGCCGTGTACCTGGGCAACGCCACTGACGGACCGCGGCTGAGCTTCAGCGGATCCGCCGCGGGTGCCGATGTGTACAACGGCCAGGGTGCGGGCGCCCAGCAGGCCCCCGCCCAGCAGCCCCAGCAGGGTGGTGCCGGCTGGCCGGATCCCGCATCGCAACAGCAGCAGCAGCAGGGCCGGCAGCAGGCGCCCCAGGGCCAGTCGCAACAGCACGCCCAGCACCAGCAGCCTCACGTGCCGCACCAGCAGGGCATGGCACAGAAGCCCGGCGCAGGTGGTCCCGACGGTGCCGCGGGGGCCCCGCCGGTCTACGGCGACCGCAGCCCGACCACGTTCCACCAGCTGGACCTCGGCCGTGTGATGCGCATCGGCCGTGCGCTGGAGAACGAACTCGTCGTCTCCGACCTCCAGGTCTCGCGCCACCACGCCGAGTTCCACGCGACCCCCGACGGGCGCTTCGAGATCCGCGATCTCGGTTCCCACAACGGCACGTACGTCAACGGTCAGCCGCTCCACAAGTCCGGCTCCGCGCTGATCGGTCCGAACGACATCGTCGGTGTCGGTCACTCGACGTTCCGTCTGGTCGGCGACCGGCTCGAGGAGTTCGTCGACACCGGTGAGGTCTCCTTCTCCGCCCGGCACCTCACGGTGACGGTCGACGGCGGGAAGCAGATTCTCAAGGACGTCTCGTTCGGCGTCCCGGAGAAGTCGCTCATCGCGGTCATCGGCCCGTCCGGTTCCGGCAAGTCCACCCTGCTCAAGGCGCTCACCGGCTACCGGCCCGCCAACCAGGGCGATGTCCTCTACGACAACCGGAACCTGTACAAGCAGTTCGCCGAGCTGCGCCAGCGCATAGGCCTGGTCCCGCAGGACGACATCCTGCACAAGGAACTCACGGTCACCAAGGCCCTCAAGTACGCGGCCAAGCTGCGCTTCCCTGCGGACACCACCGAGGCCGAGCGCCAGTCCCGGATCCATGAGGTCCTCGCCGAGCTCAAGCTCGACATCCACAAGGACAAGAAGGTCACCTCGCTCTCCGGTGGCCAGCGCAAGCGTGTCTCCGTCGCCCTCGAGCTGCTCACCAAGCCGTCGCTGATCTTCCTGGACGAGCCGACCTCAGGCCTCGACCCGGGCATGGACCGCGATGTCATGCAGCTGCTGCGCGGTCTCGCCGACGACGGCCGTACGGTCCTCGTCGTCACGCACTCGGTCGCCGAGCTGGCGATCTGCGACAAGCTGCTCGTCATGGCGCCGGGCGGTTCCGTCGCCTACTTCGGTCCGCCGGAGGAAGCGCTCAACTTCTTCGGCTACACCACCTGGGCCGACGTCTTCTCCGCGTTCGAGAACTACCGCGACTACGACTGGGCGGGCCGCTGGCGCGGCTCGCAGCACTACCAGATGTACGCCGCGGACATCGACGCCGTCGCCGCACAGTCCGTACACATGCCGCCGCCGCAGCAGATGCGTCCGCCGAAGCCGCAGGGCTGGATGACGCAGCTGTGGACGCTGATCCGTCGATACGTGTCGGTGATCGCGTCCGACAAGGGCTTCATGGGTCTGATGGTGATCCTGCCCGCGGTCCTCGGCATCGTCAGCGTGGTCATCCCGGCTGATTTCGGTCTGGCCCCTCCGAAGCCGCCGTCGAAGTTCAACGGAGACGCCGGAACGATCATGCTGATCCTCGCGGTCGGCATGTGTTTCTCGGGTGCGGCCAACTCCGTACGAGAACTGATCAAGGAACGCGTCATCTACGAACGGGAACGGGCCACCGGCCTCTCCCGCTCCGCCTATCTGATGTCCAAGGTGATCGTCCTCGGCGTGATCACGGCCATCCAGGGCGTCATCATCTGCGGAATCGGCTTCGCCACCCGCGACCTGCCCGAAGAGGGCCTGATCATGCCGCCGGCCGTCGAGCTCTGCGTCACGATCACTGCGCTGGGCTTCACCTCGATGATGTTCGGCCTGGTGATCTCCTCGCTGGTGAAGACCGCCGAGAAAACCATGCCGCTGCTGGTCATGTTCGCGATCGTCCAGGTCGTCTTCACCGGCATCCTCTTCCAGGTGTACGGATCGCCCGGCCTGGAGCAGTTCGCCTGGCTGATGCCGTCCCGTTGGGCCATCGCGGCCGCGGGCTCGACGCTCGACCTCGCGCACCTGATGCCGCCGTGGGACCAGAAGAACCCGACCGACCTCGACCCGCTGTGGGAGCACACGGCCGGTCAGTGGGGGATGAACATCGCGGTGCTGCTGTTCCTCGCCATCATCTGCGGCTTCGCGGTGGCGCGCCTGCTGCGCCGCCACGAGCCGGAAGTCATGCGCAAGTAGCGCAGGGGCGCAGCGTGCACAGCACGCACGGAACGCCGAAGGGCGGCACCCGGAATGGGGTGCCGCCCTTCGGCGTTGTGCATCGTGCCTCGGGTTGATCAGTACGCGCTGTTGACGTTGTCGATCGAGCCGTACCGGTCGGCGGCGTAGTTGGCCGCGGCGGTGATGTTGGCGACCGGGTCGTAGATGTTCGTCGAGGTACCGGAGACGTGGTACGCGTTGAACGTCGGCTGGATGACCTGCAGCAGGCCACAGGACGGGGTGCCGTTCTGGGCGTTGATGTCCCAGCCGTTGACCGCGTTCGGGTTACCGGTGGACTCCCGCATGATGTTGCGGTGCAGGCCGTCGTACGAGCCCGGGATGCCGTGGGCCTTCATGATGTCCAGCGCCTCGGTGATCCAGCCGTTCAGGTTGTTGGCGTAGACCGGGGTGCGGGCGACGGAGCGGCTGGCGGCCTGGGGGGACCGCTTCGCGACATCGGCCTTGGCCTTCGCGGCGGCCTTCGCCCTGGCCTTGGCCTTCGCGACAGCCTTGGCCTTCGCGGCGGCCTTCGCCTTCGCCTTGGCGGCGGCGGCCTTCTTCGCCTTGACGGCGTCGGCGGCCTTCACCAGCTTCTCGGCGGTGGAGTGCTGCTCGATGATGCTGGCCTGGATGGTCTTGGCCTGCGGGAGGCCGTCGATGACCACCGGTGCGGCGGAGGCGGCCTGCGGCTCGGCAGGGGTCTCGGCGTGGGCCGGGACGAGGGAGAGCGAGAGGGCGGCGCAGCAGGCGGCGGAGACACCCGCGGCGGAGAGCTTCTGGGTCTTGCTCAGACGACGAAGACGGCTGTGGATGCTGGACGTGGACATGCAGTCGTACCTCTTCGAATTGCGGGGTCCTCACGGAGGACGAAGACGGATGCGACGGGTTCGCATCTCCGTCGGGGACGAGAGCAATTCTTAGCGGCCGCAAAATGCTGAGGCAATTATGTGACGTACGAACCCGGATAGTGGATCACGGACGCGCTCCTACGTGACGGCCCGTGCTCATGCCGACTGATGTGGGACTTATGTATCCACTACGGGGCTTCGTAAGTGACGTGTGTCCTATGTGCGGCCTCACATAGGCCGGGTAACAATCTCGCCATCCGTTGCTTCAGCAATTCGGAGGGTCATGTTCCGGATCGGGCAGCAGTAGATGCACGTCCCCGAACTCGTGCCAGAGGTACCGATGGCGCAGCGCCTCCGCGTATCCGCACTGCAGCGGGGCCTGCCCCGCGATCGCCTCCAGCATCAGCAGATGGGAGGCCTCCGGCTCGTGCAGCCCGGTCAGCAGACCGTCCACCGCCCGCACGCCGCGCTGCGGCGTCACCACCAGATCCGTCCAGCCGGCGGCCGCGCGCACCACCCCGTCCGCCCCCGCCGACGACTCCAGCGCCCGTACCGCCGTCGTACCGACCGCGATGACCTTCCCACCGCCTGCCCGTGCCGCATTGACCAGCCAGGCCGTCGCGCGCGGTACGACGAAGCGCTCCGGGTACGGCGGCTCGTGCGCCTCCGCCGAGGCCACCCCCGTATGCAGCGTCAGCGGCGCGAACTGCACGCCGCGACTGACCAGCGCGGCCACCAGCCGCGTGGTGAACGGCCGAGCGGCGCTCGGCATCTCCGCCGATCCGCTCCCGTCGGGGGAATCCACGGCGAAGACCGTCTGATAAGCGGACAGCGGCTGGTCCCGCTCCGTATAGCCGTAACGGATCGGCCGCCCGTACTGCCGCAGCAGCCCCGGCACCTCCACCGACACCCGCGCCCACCACAGCCTGGCCCCCACCGTCGCACCCAGCGACCCCGTGCCGTACCCGCCCGTGCCGCCCAGTGGCTCCTCCAGCACCAGCCGTGAACCGCCCGGCAGATGCACGACGGCCCCGGCCGGCCCACCGCGGCGGGGCACCGTCGCTCCCGTCCCGTCCGGGCGGCGCAGCTCCACCGCCCACCGCCCGTCATCGCCCCGCGTCGAGAAGTGCACGACGACGCGCGCACCGCCCACCCGGCCGTTCACCGCGGCGGGCAGCGTCGGCGACGTATTGACCACGAGTACGTCCCCGGCCCGCAGCTGCCCCGGCAGGTCGCGGAACGCATGGTGCGAGACCTCCTGCCCCCGCGACACCAGCAGCCGTACGTCATCACGCCCCGCACCCCGCTGCTCCGCCGGCACCCGTGCCGAGAGCTCCGCGGGCACTCGCAACGCATCCAGTGCGGTCACAGTCCCGCCCCCGACCACGCCGACCCGGCCGGCGCGGAATCGTCCGGCTCCGACTCCGCCGGCCACGGCGCCGCGTACCGCCCGCTGGCCGGCCGCCGCTCCAGCAACCGCAGGAACCCGGGAACCACACTTTCCGGAAGCGGTCGCGGATCGTCGTCGTCCGGTACCGCCGCCGCATAGAGACCGGTCTGCATGTGTCCCGGATCGACCGCCCACACCCGCAGCCCCGGCTCCTCCACCCCCAGCACCGCGGCCAGCTGGTCGAGTGCCGCCTTCGACGCCCCGTAACCGCCCCAGGTCTCGTACGGCTCCGCCGCCGCATCCGAACTCACCACCACGACCGCGCCCGCCGCCGAGGCCCGCAGCAGGGGCAGCGCCCCCTGCACCAGACCGAGCGCCGCCACCAGATTGGTCTCCAGCGCCTGCCGCAGCCCGTCCAGCGGCAGCGCATCGAGCCGCACGAGTGGCTCGGCGCCCAGCGCACTCGCATTGCTCACCAGCAGATCGAGTCCGCCGAGCTCCCCGGCGGCGGCCACCAGCTCGCGGCGGTGCCCGGCCTCCGTGACATCCCCGGGCACTGCGACCACCCGTGCCCCGTACCCCGCCAGCTCCTTCGCCGCCCCCTCCAGCACCCCGGCGGTCCTGGCATCCAGCACCAGATCCCAGCCCCGCTGTGCGAGCGCCGCGGCCAGTGCACGGCCCAGCCCCTTCGAAGCGCCCGTGATCATCGCGACAGGCATGACAACCGTCCCCCTATTGCGTCGGCAATGGCCGATGAACCCTCGGCACAGCCAACGTAGGAACGCCCCCACACGCCGCGCCTCGGCCGTGAGCCGCACCCCCGCAAGGAACTTCGACCTAGGCCCAGCGCCCTAAGCACCCGCCGTCCACAGGCCGATACGGCGCGGCCACCCCGCCGGTACGGTGAGGCCATGAGTCACAGCCCACCGTCGGGCCTCGCAGCGGTCAGTGCCGCACTGCTCGCCATGAGCCGGCACCTGGAAATGCGTGACGTCCTGAAGACGATCGTCGCCTCGGCCCGCGACCTGCTGGACGCCGAGTACGCGGCCATGGGCGTCCCCGACGACCACGGTGGTTTTGCCCAGTTCGTCGTCGACGGCGTCAGCGACGAGCAGTGGAAGGCCATCGGCCCGCTGCCCCGGCAGCACGGCATCCTCGCCGCGATGCTCCACGAGGCGAAGCCCCAGCGCCTCGCCGACGTCCGCAAGGACCCCCGCTTCGAGGGCTGGCCCGACGCCCACCCCGACATGTCCGATTTCCTCGGCCTGCCGATCAGGGACGGCGACGAAATCATCGGCGCGCTCTTCCTCGCCAACAAGCGATGCCCCAAGCCACAGGGCGGCTGCGGCTTCACCGCACAGGACGAGGAGCTGCTGTCGATCCTCGCCCAGCACGCGGCGATCGCCCTCACCAACGCCAGGCTGTACGAGCGCAGCCGTGAGCTCACCATCGCCGAGGAACGG harbors:
- a CDS encoding streptophobe family protein, with the translated sequence MAGDVRGGGGGTGHIPWGDVVLAAIASVGWAMVAMAGTAALGLHLLGADSVGALGPMTAAVVVLGAGGSVSPSGDVSAFGLDGAEAHAALSVTPLGVGLAGALFLSFFFLRSLRGAGAALPGAELAVRAGAVVVMFVAVLGGLAWAGHDVVTIDGASLGLDEVPGADGDAPGGAGGIGDLLPGGLGDLGDLGGLLPDRLADLARAQAHVGFTVDAVKSLVGGACWVLGVLVIAVLASRRTPLPSRLAWLHRTVRPAVSALVSVLLVAVVAGCAAAAYAAVGDDHPKRIAGAALLGAPNGTWLGVPLGLFVPWDGQATGEPARLLPDPLDELLRMSADEPVTVGRLAELDHRVWLLAVAAAVMMLYAGVLAATRTDRGEATAARFAGRCALRLGGVTAAALPLLVWLTQVSADGSLSVLGLDAFGAGIELHGHPGTAAVLGAVWGAGAGGVGALVACGAGAVPAVPAVPAGSSGSSGRGGDEGGGGGPVPGPYTPSRPYRPSHEETNPYLRPHPADAIHGAPTVVEPIVPPTAPQVPPPGPGPAPRDGGRPDGVPPPDQPPARG
- a CDS encoding ABC transporter ATP-binding protein/permease codes for the protein MGRGVPELVLELNGRTWTLDPSRPYTLGRDPQGDLSIDDARVSWRHATISWGGRSWFIEDHGSTNGTYVQGQRIHQMDIGPGSAVYLGNATDGPRLSFSGSAAGADVYNGQGAGAQQAPAQQPQQGGAGWPDPASQQQQQQGRQQAPQGQSQQHAQHQQPHVPHQQGMAQKPGAGGPDGAAGAPPVYGDRSPTTFHQLDLGRVMRIGRALENELVVSDLQVSRHHAEFHATPDGRFEIRDLGSHNGTYVNGQPLHKSGSALIGPNDIVGVGHSTFRLVGDRLEEFVDTGEVSFSARHLTVTVDGGKQILKDVSFGVPEKSLIAVIGPSGSGKSTLLKALTGYRPANQGDVLYDNRNLYKQFAELRQRIGLVPQDDILHKELTVTKALKYAAKLRFPADTTEAERQSRIHEVLAELKLDIHKDKKVTSLSGGQRKRVSVALELLTKPSLIFLDEPTSGLDPGMDRDVMQLLRGLADDGRTVLVVTHSVAELAICDKLLVMAPGGSVAYFGPPEEALNFFGYTTWADVFSAFENYRDYDWAGRWRGSQHYQMYAADIDAVAAQSVHMPPPQQMRPPKPQGWMTQLWTLIRRYVSVIASDKGFMGLMVILPAVLGIVSVVIPADFGLAPPKPPSKFNGDAGTIMLILAVGMCFSGAANSVRELIKERVIYERERATGLSRSAYLMSKVIVLGVITAIQGVIICGIGFATRDLPEEGLIMPPAVELCVTITALGFTSMMFGLVISSLVKTAEKTMPLLVMFAIVQVVFTGILFQVYGSPGLEQFAWLMPSRWAIAAAGSTLDLAHLMPPWDQKNPTDLDPLWEHTAGQWGMNIAVLLFLAIICGFAVARLLRRHEPEVMRK
- a CDS encoding transglycosylase SLT domain-containing protein; protein product: MSTSSIHSRLRRLSKTQKLSAAGVSAACCAALSLSLVPAHAETPAEPQAASAAPVVIDGLPQAKTIQASIIEQHSTAEKLVKAADAVKAKKAAAAKAKAKAAAKAKAVAKAKARAKAAAKAKADVAKRSPQAASRSVARTPVYANNLNGWITEALDIMKAHGIPGSYDGLHRNIMRESTGNPNAVNGWDINAQNGTPSCGLLQVIQPTFNAYHVSGTSTNIYDPVANITAAANYAADRYGSIDNVNSAY
- a CDS encoding S-adenosylmethionine:tRNA ribosyltransferase-isomerase, with product MTALDALRVPAELSARVPAEQRGAGRDDVRLLVSRGQEVSHHAFRDLPGQLRAGDVLVVNTSPTLPAAVNGRVGGARVVVHFSTRGDDGRWAVELRRPDGTGATVPRRGGPAGAVVHLPGGSRLVLEEPLGGTGGYGTGSLGATVGARLWWARVSVEVPGLLRQYGRPIRYGYTERDQPLSAYQTVFAVDSPDGSGSAEMPSAARPFTTRLVAALVSRGVQFAPLTLHTGVASAEAHEPPYPERFVVPRATAWLVNAARAGGGKVIAVGTTAVRALESSAGADGVVRAAAGWTDLVVTPQRGVRAVDGLLTGLHEPEASHLLMLEAIAGQAPLQCGYAEALRHRYLWHEFGDVHLLLPDPEHDPPNC
- a CDS encoding SDR family NAD(P)-dependent oxidoreductase → MPVAMITGASKGLGRALAAALAQRGWDLVLDARTAGVLEGAAKELAGYGARVVAVPGDVTEAGHRRELVAAAGELGGLDLLVSNASALGAEPLVRLDALPLDGLRQALETNLVAALGLVQGALPLLRASAAGAVVVVSSDAAAEPYETWGGYGASKAALDQLAAVLGVEEPGLRVWAVDPGHMQTGLYAAAVPDDDDPRPLPESVVPGFLRLLERRPASGRYAAPWPAESEPDDSAPAGSAWSGAGL